A window of the Dyadobacter pollutisoli genome harbors these coding sequences:
- the rsfS gene encoding ribosome silencing factor, whose protein sequence is MKERKNKELSSKDLSELVAKGMTEKKGLDITILDLRKVKNSITDFFVICSGNSDTQIDALANSVEDEVYKMSKTEPWQKEGKANGEWILIDYVDVVVHIFNKDRRKHYDLEELWGDAEVTYLEDSMV, encoded by the coding sequence ATGAAAGAACGCAAAAATAAAGAACTATCCTCAAAAGATCTCTCGGAGCTGGTAGCAAAAGGAATGACAGAAAAGAAAGGCCTGGACATAACAATTCTTGACCTCAGAAAAGTTAAAAATTCAATAACTGATTTTTTTGTAATTTGTTCGGGTAACTCCGACACCCAGATAGATGCTTTGGCCAATTCGGTTGAAGACGAAGTTTACAAAATGTCCAAAACTGAACCCTGGCAGAAAGAAGGAAAGGCGAATGGAGAATGGATTTTGATTGACTACGTGGACGTGGTTGTCCACATATTCAACAAAGACCGTCGCAAGCATTACGATCTGGAAGAACTTTGGGGAGATGCAGAGGTGACATACCTGGAAGATTCTATGGTATAA
- the ftsH gene encoding ATP-dependent zinc metalloprotease FtsH yields the protein MSENDNKRGPLSPKSPQKGYQGWIIAALIATILGITYLNRTSTIRETTQKRFEKMMADKEVDRVTIVNDKSVEVTLKPEALKLDKYKVVAKENNYFGGESASHYQFQVTSAETFKKDFDKMQEGVPDDDKVPFVVDTRNDWTSFLGTWGFFIVMILVMYFILGRMSGGVGPGGQIFNIGRSRATLFDAENKVKITFNDVAGLDEAKEEIKEIVEYLQSPDKFKKLGAKIPKGALLVGPPGTGKTLLAKAVAGEAGVPFFSLSGSDFVEMFVGVGAARVRDLFKQAKEKAPCIIFIDEIDAVGRSRGRGAMPGSNDERENTLNSLLVEMDGFATDSGIIIVAATNRPDVLDPALLRPGRFDRQISVDKPDVIGREAIFKVHLKPLKLATDVNIQKLSSQTPGFAGAEIANVCNEAALIAARRNRDEVTMQDFQDAMDRVIGGLEKKNKLISPEEKEIVAYHEAGHAVAGWFLEHADPLVKVSIVPRGVAALGYAQYLPREQYLYRTEQLFDEMCMTLGGRAAEDVVFGKISTGALSDLERVTKVAYSMVTMYGMNERIGNISYYDSKQSDYAFTKPYSESTSQAIDEEVRKLIDQAYQFVKNLLMEKRDKLEVLAKELLEKEILFQSDLEKLIGKRPYEKETSYQAYINRRSNEEAAIHEEVVKQTLEKEGKEGKEEEMAVAGKDVTND from the coding sequence ATGTCCGAAAACGATAACAAAAGAGGGCCTCTCAGTCCTAAAAGTCCTCAAAAAGGATATCAAGGCTGGATTATAGCCGCTCTGATCGCCACTATACTGGGAATTACTTACCTTAACAGAACATCAACAATACGCGAAACCACTCAGAAGCGTTTCGAAAAAATGATGGCAGATAAGGAAGTGGACAGGGTTACCATTGTAAATGATAAATCGGTGGAAGTTACCCTGAAACCAGAGGCGCTAAAACTTGATAAATACAAAGTTGTTGCAAAAGAAAATAACTACTTCGGAGGTGAGTCTGCATCACATTATCAATTCCAGGTAACATCAGCTGAAACATTCAAGAAGGATTTTGACAAAATGCAGGAAGGTGTTCCTGACGACGACAAAGTGCCTTTTGTAGTGGATACACGTAATGACTGGACCAGTTTCCTTGGAACCTGGGGTTTCTTCATTGTAATGATCCTGGTGATGTACTTCATCCTTGGCAGAATGTCAGGAGGAGTTGGGCCCGGTGGCCAGATCTTCAACATTGGCCGCTCACGGGCTACATTGTTTGATGCTGAGAACAAGGTTAAGATCACTTTTAACGATGTGGCTGGCCTTGATGAAGCCAAAGAAGAAATTAAAGAAATCGTTGAATACCTTCAAAGCCCGGACAAATTCAAGAAGCTGGGTGCGAAAATTCCAAAAGGTGCACTCCTGGTAGGCCCTCCGGGAACAGGTAAAACATTGTTGGCAAAAGCAGTGGCGGGCGAAGCTGGCGTACCATTCTTCTCACTTTCAGGTTCCGATTTCGTGGAAATGTTCGTGGGTGTAGGTGCCGCACGTGTTCGTGACCTTTTCAAGCAAGCCAAAGAAAAAGCGCCTTGTATCATCTTTATTGATGAGATCGATGCCGTTGGTCGCTCCCGTGGCCGCGGCGCAATGCCAGGTTCGAATGACGAACGTGAAAACACATTGAACTCCCTGTTGGTTGAAATGGACGGTTTTGCCACCGATTCAGGCATTATCATCGTAGCTGCAACCAACCGTCCCGACGTACTGGATCCGGCATTGCTTCGTCCAGGCCGTTTTGACCGCCAGATATCCGTTGACAAGCCAGACGTTATTGGTCGTGAAGCTATTTTCAAAGTGCATTTGAAACCATTGAAACTGGCAACAGACGTTAACATTCAAAAACTTTCTTCCCAGACACCGGGTTTTGCGGGTGCAGAGATCGCCAACGTATGTAACGAAGCTGCCCTGATCGCCGCACGCCGTAACCGCGACGAGGTGACCATGCAGGATTTTCAGGATGCAATGGACCGTGTGATCGGTGGTCTTGAAAAGAAAAACAAACTGATCTCTCCAGAAGAGAAAGAGATCGTTGCTTACCATGAAGCTGGTCACGCAGTAGCAGGCTGGTTCCTGGAACACGCTGATCCCTTGGTGAAAGTATCGATTGTTCCCCGTGGTGTAGCTGCACTTGGTTATGCCCAATATCTGCCAAGAGAACAGTATTTGTATCGTACAGAGCAGCTGTTTGACGAAATGTGTATGACACTGGGTGGTCGTGCAGCTGAGGATGTAGTGTTTGGAAAAATTTCGACCGGTGCATTGAGTGACCTTGAAAGAGTAACGAAAGTGGCTTACAGCATGGTGACAATGTATGGTATGAATGAGCGAATCGGAAACATATCTTACTATGACTCCAAACAAAGCGATTACGCATTTACAAAACCATACTCCGAATCAACTTCACAGGCGATTGACGAAGAAGTAAGAAAACTGATTGATCAGGCTTACCAGTTCGTTAAAAACCTTTTAATGGAAAAAAGAGACAAACTCGAAGTACTGGCCAAAGAATTGCTGGAAAAAGAGATTCTTTTCCAAAGTGATCTTGAAAAACTGATCGGTAAGCGTCCTTACGAAAAGGAAACAAGCTATCAGGCATATATTAACCGTCGTTCCAACGAGGAAGCAGCTATCCACGAGGAAGTTGTGAAACAAACTCTGGAAAAAGAGGGTAAAGAAGGAAAAGAAGAAGAAATGGCAGTCGCTGGCAAAGACGTTACCAACGACTAG